One segment of Nostoc flagelliforme CCNUN1 DNA contains the following:
- a CDS encoding SNF2-related protein: MAILHCNWLLKNQNGCLFIWGETWRSPRVNFEPNGSGDIPLHPLAMTSVELNEWLRSQNMAITNFMQQAQVAMPAASKAIATTGRTRKAATNTEISLPTHSQIIALPTYIPEGSNEETTAIFPVHSASLGLDIDSPQYLQPWRVEGFCLNPSEAVKFLAAVPLNAAKGEDAFLGGDLRFWSQVARWSLDLISRCKFLPTIDRQSDGAFTAKWQVLLDSAVDGTRLERFSANMPLVCRTYQEGVGTCTERLVPSEAEVSRSSGEWGVGRDEGVRSSSSPHLAVNFPTEPQELLLGFLNSTIDAQVRGMAGSQPAMEAKTIASLPGGVRQWLQALTSASGTANADAIEVERLEAALKAWTMPLQYQLTLKTLFRTCFQLRSPESGETDWTLAYYLQAADDPEFLVDAATIWNNPVERLVYENRTIEQPQETFLRGLGLASRLYPAIAPSFETEYPQFSRITPMQAYEFIKAVAWRLEDSGLGVILPPSLANREGWANRLGLKITAETPKKKQGRLGLQSLLNFQWQLAIGGQTISKAEFDKLVALNSPLVEINGEWVELRPQDIKTAQTFFTTRKDQMALSLEDALRFSTGDTQVIEKLPVVSFETSGALQELIGALNNNQAIAPLPTPAAFKGQLRPYQERGAAWLSFLERWGLGACLADDMGLGKCVANDTLVNVNGLLRTAETIWTTHAGETEFDGEGFWANPTKQLLVNSIDEKTGKIVQANVRRLYRQQVCEKLRKITLEDGNSITITHRHKLLTSKGWTNNLQVGDYVCVPGKMLWNGQPQDPDLVKFLAWQIAEGHELPDVGRVTISQKDTKVLEDLLQICQRIQNRYNLKINSPNISTFPNRVSALRVNSQAYREFLEAKGYVWGKLSAEKSIPPFIMQADLDSVRIFLQNYFDAESAVVLSMVSIEIATASALLIQQLSALLRRFGIWLRISPKLKCATNGTRTLRTYYIGVIGGNSARRFLQEIGFNNSEKQNKLEQICQLVSNTNIEGIPASDIVAQTVRATGLPLRHFGMHNTVYINGSQQFSRDSLQRVIAGMSQMISGEAQEQYQLLKPSKWTTQTLSAYSNLDVEQLSLTRQSLQCLLDQEVFYCRIESIEEIDYDGWVYDFEVSEHHNFVANNIICHNTVQFIAFLLHLKEQDALENPTLLVCPTSVLGNWEREVNKFAPSLKILQYHGDKRPKGKAFLEAVKKHDLIVTSYSLLHRDIKSLQSVYWQIIVLDEAQNVKNPEAKQSKAVRELEATFRIALTGTPVENRLQELWSILDFLNPGYLGNKQFFQRRFAMPIEKYGDTASLTQLRSLVQPFILRRLKSDRDIIQDLPDKQEMTVFCGLTGEQAALYQQVVEQSLVEIESAEGLQRRGMILALLIKLKQICNHPAQYLKQATLEQHNSAKLLRLEEMLEEVLAESDRALIFTQFAEWGKLLKPYLEKQLGREIFFLYGSTSKKQREEMIDRFQHDPQGPPIMILSLKAGGVGLNLTRANHVFHFDRWWNPAVENQATDRVFRIGQTRNVQVHKFVCTGTLEEKIHDMIESKKQLAEQVVGAGEEWLTELDTDQLRNLLILDRSAVIDDDAE, from the coding sequence ATGGCGATTTTACACTGTAATTGGTTATTAAAAAATCAAAATGGTTGTTTATTTATTTGGGGAGAAACTTGGCGATCGCCACGAGTGAATTTCGAGCCTAATGGTTCTGGAGATATACCATTACATCCATTGGCGATGACATCAGTTGAGTTGAATGAGTGGTTGCGATCGCAGAACATGGCGATTACCAACTTTATGCAGCAAGCTCAAGTAGCGATGCCTGCGGCAAGCAAAGCGATCGCTACAACTGGACGAACGCGCAAAGCCGCCACTAACACTGAGATCAGTTTACCAACGCATTCGCAAATCATTGCCTTACCAACTTATATTCCAGAAGGCAGCAACGAAGAAACAACAGCGATTTTCCCTGTACATTCTGCCAGTTTGGGGTTAGACATAGACTCTCCGCAATATTTGCAACCGTGGCGAGTTGAAGGTTTTTGTCTCAACCCCAGCGAAGCAGTAAAATTTCTCGCTGCTGTTCCCTTAAATGCTGCTAAAGGAGAAGATGCCTTTTTAGGAGGAGATTTACGTTTTTGGTCGCAAGTTGCCCGATGGAGTTTAGATTTAATCTCACGGTGTAAGTTTTTACCAACAATTGACCGACAATCAGATGGTGCATTTACCGCTAAGTGGCAAGTACTTCTAGACAGTGCTGTAGATGGAACCCGTCTAGAAAGATTTTCTGCGAATATGCCGTTGGTTTGTCGTACTTATCAAGAGGGAGTGGGGACTTGTACTGAGCGACTTGTGCCGAGCGAAGCCGAGGTAAGCCGAAGTAGTGGGGAGTGGGGAGTGGGAAGAGATGAGGGAGTAAGATCCTCCTCATCGCCTCACCTAGCAGTAAACTTCCCTACCGAACCTCAAGAATTGTTGCTGGGATTTCTTAACAGTACGATAGATGCCCAAGTGCGAGGGATGGCAGGTTCTCAGCCTGCAATGGAAGCTAAGACGATCGCATCTTTACCAGGTGGGGTGCGACAGTGGTTGCAAGCCTTAACTAGTGCATCTGGTACAGCTAATGCAGATGCAATTGAAGTGGAACGGTTGGAAGCGGCATTAAAGGCTTGGACTATGCCGCTACAATACCAATTAACTCTTAAAACTTTATTTCGTACCTGTTTTCAATTGCGTTCTCCAGAGTCTGGCGAAACAGATTGGACATTGGCGTATTATTTGCAAGCGGCAGACGATCCTGAGTTTTTGGTGGATGCGGCAACTATTTGGAACAATCCAGTTGAACGATTGGTTTATGAAAATCGGACAATTGAGCAACCACAGGAAACATTTTTGCGAGGTTTGGGGCTAGCTTCCCGATTATATCCAGCGATCGCACCCAGTTTTGAAACCGAATATCCCCAATTTTCTCGGATTACCCCCATGCAAGCTTATGAGTTTATCAAAGCTGTAGCTTGGAGGTTAGAAGACAGTGGTTTAGGAGTAATTTTGCCTCCTAGTTTAGCGAACCGCGAAGGATGGGCGAACCGTTTGGGTTTGAAAATTACTGCCGAAACCCCAAAGAAAAAGCAGGGACGTTTAGGATTGCAAAGTCTACTGAATTTCCAATGGCAATTGGCAATTGGTGGACAAACTATTTCTAAAGCTGAGTTTGATAAACTTGTGGCTTTAAATAGTCCGCTAGTAGAAATTAACGGCGAGTGGGTGGAATTGCGACCCCAGGATATCAAAACAGCCCAAACTTTTTTTACCACTCGCAAAGACCAAATGGCGCTTTCCCTGGAAGATGCCTTGCGTTTCAGTACAGGGGATACCCAGGTAATTGAAAAATTACCAGTAGTTAGCTTTGAGACATCTGGGGCATTGCAAGAGTTGATTGGGGCGCTAAACAATAATCAAGCGATCGCACCTTTGCCGACACCAGCAGCCTTTAAAGGACAGTTGCGACCTTATCAAGAACGTGGTGCTGCTTGGCTATCCTTCTTGGAACGTTGGGGCTTAGGAGCGTGTCTCGCCGACGATATGGGACTCGGTAAATGCGTAGCAAATGATACCTTAGTAAATGTAAATGGATTGTTACGCACAGCCGAGACAATCTGGACAACTCACGCTGGAGAAACAGAGTTTGACGGTGAAGGATTTTGGGCTAACCCCACAAAGCAATTACTAGTTAATTCCATAGATGAAAAAACTGGCAAAATTGTCCAGGCTAATGTTAGGCGGTTGTATCGGCAGCAAGTCTGCGAGAAATTACGAAAAATTACCTTAGAAGACGGTAATAGTATCACTATCACTCATCGTCATAAGTTACTAACAAGTAAAGGTTGGACAAATAATTTACAGGTGGGCGATTACGTTTGTGTACCAGGTAAAATGCTCTGGAATGGACAACCACAAGACCCTGATTTAGTCAAGTTTCTTGCTTGGCAGATTGCTGAAGGGCATGAACTACCCGATGTGGGAAGAGTCACAATATCCCAAAAAGACACCAAAGTATTAGAGGATCTACTCCAGATTTGCCAACGCATTCAAAACCGCTATAACCTCAAAATTAACAGCCCTAATATCTCTACCTTCCCTAACAGAGTTTCTGCTCTTCGAGTTAACAGCCAAGCCTATCGGGAATTCTTAGAAGCTAAAGGTTATGTTTGGGGTAAGCTCTCGGCAGAAAAATCTATTCCGCCCTTCATTATGCAGGCAGATTTGGATAGTGTGCGGATATTTTTACAAAATTATTTTGATGCTGAATCTGCTGTTGTTTTGAGTATGGTAAGTATCGAAATTGCTACAGCTTCAGCTTTACTGATTCAGCAACTTTCTGCACTGTTGCGGCGCTTCGGCATTTGGTTGCGAATATCGCCCAAACTGAAGTGTGCCACGAATGGAACTCGTACTTTACGCACCTACTATATTGGTGTAATAGGAGGAAATTCTGCCCGCAGATTTTTGCAAGAAATTGGTTTTAATAACTCAGAAAAACAGAACAAATTAGAACAAATTTGTCAACTGGTCAGCAACACAAATATTGAAGGAATTCCTGCTTCTGATATTGTTGCTCAAACAGTCAGGGCTACAGGGCTACCGTTGCGGCATTTTGGGATGCACAACACTGTTTACATTAATGGTTCACAGCAATTTTCTAGAGATAGCTTACAGCGAGTAATAGCTGGGATGAGCCAGATGATTAGTGGAGAAGCCCAAGAACAGTATCAGCTACTAAAACCTTCTAAGTGGACAACTCAAACTTTGTCAGCATATAGCAACCTAGATGTAGAACAGTTGAGCTTAACAAGACAATCTTTGCAATGTCTTCTCGACCAAGAGGTATTTTATTGCCGGATAGAATCAATAGAAGAGATAGATTATGATGGATGGGTTTATGACTTTGAAGTTAGCGAACATCATAATTTTGTCGCTAACAATATTATTTGCCATAACACTGTCCAGTTCATTGCTTTTCTGCTGCACTTGAAAGAACAGGATGCACTAGAAAATCCAACACTATTAGTTTGTCCAACTTCTGTTTTAGGCAACTGGGAAAGGGAAGTAAATAAATTTGCACCAAGCCTGAAAATTTTGCAATATCACGGTGACAAACGCCCAAAAGGTAAAGCCTTTTTAGAAGCAGTGAAAAAGCATGATTTAATCGTTACCAGCTACTCACTGCTTCATCGAGATATCAAGTCATTGCAAAGTGTCTATTGGCAGATAATTGTTTTAGATGAAGCCCAGAATGTGAAAAATCCAGAGGCGAAGCAGTCAAAAGCAGTTCGGGAATTAGAAGCGACATTTCGCATTGCATTGACGGGGACACCAGTAGAAAATAGACTGCAAGAACTCTGGTCTATTTTGGATTTTCTCAATCCAGGGTATTTAGGCAATAAGCAATTTTTTCAGCGTCGGTTTGCCATGCCAATTGAGAAGTATGGTGATACGGCTTCTTTGACTCAATTACGTTCATTAGTTCAACCATTTATACTGCGGCGATTGAAAAGCGATCGCGACATCATTCAAGACTTACCAGATAAGCAAGAAATGACCGTATTTTGTGGTCTGACTGGTGAACAAGCCGCACTTTATCAACAAGTTGTAGAACAATCTTTAGTAGAGATAGAATCTGCTGAAGGATTGCAACGCCGGGGGATGATTTTAGCTTTGTTAATCAAACTCAAACAAATCTGCAATCACCCAGCACAATACTTGAAACAGGCGACATTAGAGCAACATAATTCAGCCAAACTTCTGCGGCTAGAAGAAATGTTAGAAGAAGTGTTAGCAGAAAGCGATCGCGCTTTAATCTTCACACAATTTGCTGAGTGGGGTAAATTACTTAAACCCTATTTAGAAAAACAGCTAGGACGAGAAATATTCTTTTTATATGGCAGCACCAGCAAAAAACAACGTGAGGAAATGATCGACCGTTTCCAACACGATCCTCAAGGGCCACCCATTATGATTCTTTCTCTAAAAGCCGGTGGTGTCGGACTGAATTTAACACGAGCAAATCATGTATTCCACTTTGATAGATGGTGGAATCCAGCCGTGGAAAATCAAGCCACAGATAGAGTATTTCGGATTGGTCAAACCCGGAATGTGCAAGTACATAAATTTGTCTGCACAGGCACTTTAGAAGAAAAAATTCATGACATGATTGAAAGTAAGAAACAACTAGCTGAACAAGTTGTAGGTGCTGGTGAAGAATGGTTGACAGAACTGGATACAGACCAACTTCGTAACTTACTAATACTTGATCGCAGTGCAGTAATTGACGATGATGCAGAATAA
- a CDS encoding SWIM zinc finger family protein: MTNYTLQASREWWSQQWLDLLDSYRFKKRLERARNYARQGNVLSIEFKGAKVLARVQGSEVEPYKVSLSLEPFSDEQWGYVIETMSQRAIFAAKLLAGEMPQNIEEVFTANGLSIFPFTLGDVQSKCSCPDKANPCKHIGALYYQLGDRFSEDPFVLFQLRGRTKEQIISDLRQLRSAKIQPNTIETPDIQESISNNKYSVKIDSFWQYNEPLESSLVVIAPSTNEMVLDVLGAIPLAKEEENAANSTSSDVVMKSLNTVYRDVSQKAFLAAMNVGGS; encoded by the coding sequence ATGACTAATTACACATTACAAGCAAGTCGAGAATGGTGGTCACAACAATGGCTAGATTTACTAGATTCTTATCGTTTTAAAAAGCGTTTAGAACGTGCTAGAAACTATGCTCGTCAAGGAAATGTTTTGAGCATTGAATTTAAAGGTGCAAAAGTATTAGCTAGAGTGCAAGGTAGTGAAGTAGAACCTTATAAAGTTTCTCTTTCCCTGGAACCATTTAGCGATGAACAGTGGGGTTATGTAATTGAAACCATGTCCCAAAGGGCAATTTTTGCTGCCAAGCTACTAGCAGGAGAAATGCCACAAAATATAGAAGAAGTATTTACCGCAAATGGTCTTTCGATATTTCCATTTACTCTTGGTGATGTCCAGAGTAAATGCTCTTGTCCTGATAAAGCAAATCCCTGTAAACACATTGGTGCGCTGTACTATCAGTTAGGCGATCGCTTTAGTGAAGACCCTTTTGTACTATTTCAATTGCGCGGACGCACCAAAGAGCAAATTATCAGCGATTTACGTCAATTACGTAGTGCCAAAATTCAACCAAATACCATAGAAACGCCCGATATTCAAGAGTCAATTTCTAATAACAAATACTCAGTAAAAATTGACTCTTTCTGGCAATACAATGAGCCACTAGAGTCATCATTAGTAGTGATTGCGCCGTCTACTAATGAGATGGTATTAGATGTATTAGGAGCAATCCCTCTAGCGAAGGAAGAGGAAAATGCAGCAAATTCAACTTCCAGTGATGTGGTAATGAAGTCTTTGAATACAGTTTACAGAGATGTGAGCCAGAAGGCTTTTTTAGCAGCAATGAATGTGGGAGGAAGTTGA
- a CDS encoding PCP reductase family protein has product MSHSNFIDALRWTSEAKEKLQNIPFFVRSQAKARIEQLAREAGQEIVTADLVEQARLEFGQ; this is encoded by the coding sequence ATGAGCCACTCTAATTTTATTGATGCTTTGCGATGGACATCTGAAGCTAAAGAAAAGTTACAGAATATTCCCTTTTTTGTCCGCTCTCAAGCGAAAGCCAGAATTGAACAACTAGCTCGTGAAGCAGGACAAGAGATTGTGACAGCAGATTTGGTAGAACAGGCTAGGCTTGAGTTTGGACAATAA